In Sphingomonas crocodyli, the genomic window CGGCGATCCACGGCCCGAACGTATCGCCATGCATCAGATAGATGTGGCTGCCGGCGGTGCAGAGCGTGTCGCCGACCATCATCTCGCCCTTCAGGATGAAGACGACATGATCGCCATGATGGCCGTGTTTGCGCTGGATCATGCCCGGATCCCAACGGTTCCAGAAGCTCATGAAGCGCGGGCTCATCTCCATGAAACGCTCATGGACCGAGGCCGAGCGGCCATCCGCATATTCTATGCGAACGACCTCATGTTCCTCGACATCGTCGACATGCTTGATCCGCGGGCCACCCAGCATCGTCCTCTCCTCCGTGCATGGTCAGGCGCAAATGGGGTGGCTTATTGCGCCACGCCCTCCGCCTTGAGCCGGGCGATCGCGGCATCGTCATAGCCGGCCGAACGCAGCAATTCCTCGGTATGCTCGCCCATGCCGGGCGATCCCTTGGGCGCGCGCGGCCCCGCCTGCCCGTCGAACGAGGTCGGGCCGGCGATGACGCTGACTTCGGTGCCGTCGGGCGCCTTCATGTTGAACATCATGCCATTGGCATGGACCTGCGGATCGGCGCGAACATCCTCGATCGTCTGTATCAGCTCCCACGGCGCATCCCACGCTTCGAAGATCGGCTTCCAATGATCGAGCCAGCCATGCTTGATAATCTCGGCGGCGATCTGTTCGACCAAAGCGGAGCCGTTCGCCATGCGCGACTTGTTGTCGGCAAAGCGCGGATCGTCGATCAAATCTTCGCGCCCGATCATCTTGCACAGGCCCGGCCATTTGGGCTGCGGATCGAGCAGCATCAGCTGGATCATGCGGCCATCGTTGGTGGGGTAAGCATACATCAGCGGGAAGCGATGGATGTTCGGATTGTGCGCAACATAATCGGGCGACTGCGAATAGGTGATGTCGGCCGACAGCATCCACGTCGCGGTCGACAGCAGCGAGGTATCGACGACGCTCGGCTCACCCGTCATCGCGCGCTTGTAGAGCGCGCTGGCAATCCCGAAGGCGAGCGCGACCGAGCCCGAATGGTCGCCAAACGCCGCACGCGGCGGGGTCAGCGGCTGGCCGGGAGGCGTGAAGGCATAGGCTAGACCACCGCGCGCCCAGAAGGCCGAGGCGTCGAAGCCCGGACGATCGGCATCGGCGCCCTTGAAGCCGAAGCCGTTGCCGCGCGCATAAATCAGCTTGGGGTTCACCTTGCGCAGATCGTCGATGTCGAGGCCGAGGCCCCGGATCGCCTTGGGGCGCAGGCTGGTGAGAAAGACGTCGGCGGTCTCGATCAGCTTGAGCATCGCCTCCCGCCCCTCAGGCTTCTTGAGATCGAGCGCGATCGACTTCTTGCCGCGATTATTCTGTTCCATCGCCAGATTGACGGTGCCCACCTCG contains:
- a CDS encoding CaiB/BaiF CoA transferase family protein codes for the protein MINEIFAGVRIVELAQYVFVPGASVLMADHGAEVIHVEPTGTGDPYRTLNIGDGREVGTVNLAMEQNNRGKKSIALDLKKPEGREAMLKLIETADVFLTSLRPKAIRGLGLDIDDLRKVNPKLIYARGNGFGFKGADADRPGFDASAFWARGGLAYAFTPPGQPLTPPRAAFGDHSGSVALAFGIASALYKRAMTGEPSVVDTSLLSTATWMLSADITYSQSPDYVAHNPNIHRFPLMYAYPTNDGRMIQLMLLDPQPKWPGLCKMIGREDLIDDPRFADNKSRMANGSALVEQIAAEIIKHGWLDHWKPIFEAWDAPWELIQTIEDVRADPQVHANGMMFNMKAPDGTEVSVIAGPTSFDGQAGPRAPKGSPGMGEHTEELLRSAGYDDAAIARLKAEGVAQ